The DNA window ACTGTTAGCACACACAACGTCACGGGTGCTTCCCCTCCGCTTTCTGGCGACAGCTCTTTCGTCTATCGAACGCTGCAGCACGCTCCCGAGAAGATTGGCGGAAGCGGCGGCGATCTCCACAAGATTGACTCTACCAACTTTCCAATCAGCAAAACGATAGCCGCAGCATTGATAACGTTGAAGCCCGGTGCCTTACGAGAGCTGCACTGGCATCCAAACGTGAGTGTCTTGGATATCACAACATTTACCCGCCGTCTCTTGATAAACAAAACTCtagaataaaagaagaagaaaggcatAACTAATATATCCATGTACAGGCCGCAGAATGGCTCTACTTCCACAAAGGCACCGCCCAAGCCACCGTCTTCATCGgcaacgccgccgcccgcACATTCAACTTCCGCGCCGGCGACACGGCCGCGTTCCCGGACAACTCGGGGCACTACATTGAAAACACGTCAGACACGGAGGACCTGGTCTGGATCGAGATTTACAAGTCGGACCGCGTGGCCGATATTTCACTTACCCAGTGGCTCGCGCTGACGCCGCCGGACATTGTTGCGCAGACGCTCAAGGTGCCGTTGGAGTTTGTGGACaagttgaagaaggagaagcaggtGTTGATTCAGTAGAAGTCACAGAGTCTGTAAATTTACAAAATTTGAAGAATTCTAAATGAGAAATGTGACATCCAAATGGCGTACAGATTATCGTAAACGGTATCAAATTAATTTCTCATTGATTCAATATATACAGATTGCGTCAGGTCCATCTCTGACAAACCCACAACATTAATTTTATACAGGAAAAAGGACAACATCTTTAGTTCTTCACCAAGACAATAGCCTCAGTGTTCTGAACAGAAAAGTTAATGTTGCCGTTGCTGTCAGCCCGGTAAACCTTGCCCGACTCCTGGCTGGCAACGCGCTGGGCCAGACCGTTGGAGTTTGCATCGTAAGAGAAGCCGTTGAAAGTAACGCCAGACTTGTCCGTGGCGCCAGCTGCAGTAAGACGCTGAGATGTCCAAGAAGTTCCAGCGCCGACCTGGACGGTGTAGTTCTGGCTCGGACGGGTGCCACTGCCAGAGTTGTACTGTCTCAAGTTGAGAACAGCGACGCGTCTCAGCTCGCCGTTGACGTAGGCGGCATATCCAGAGTCCTTGTCGGCATCCTTGTTCAAGGCAAGAGTCTTGACTTCAATGGTGCTGGAGTGGGCCAGGAAAGTGCTGGCAGCCAGCTTGCCGTAGTACGGGGCATTGGTGTTGAGAGTGCCTGAAGGAACCCAGGCGGCATAAGGAGAGCCCACCGACTGGTGGAAGTGAATGCGCTTGATGACGCCAGTGGAGGCAGCATAGAGGGAAAACTCCATGGCCCAGAGAGCGGCTCCAAAGACGTCGGAGAGGCCagaggcgccgccgccgtacAAGCTGTTGTGCTCGCCAATGATGTAGTCGGCGCTGATGGTGGACGTCTTGGCGTAGTTGACGTGGCTCGTGATGGAGTTGACAACGGCCGTGTGGCTCATGAGCGTGTTTTGCAGAGTAACGCCCGGGCTGGTGGCGCCGCCCATGTAGTTGTGCACAGAGACCTGCGAGATCTTTGAGGTGGCAGCGCTGCCTTCGTCGGGGAAGATGGCGTTgatcttgagcttggcgcCGGGGGAGCTCAACGAGGGGGCAATGTACTTGATGCTGCCTCCCAGGGAAGGGCACGCAGTCTTGAGATAGCTCTCAAAGTGCTGTGTGGTATTCACCCACTCGGCAGCATAGTCGGCGGCGTTGTAGGTGCTGGGACGTCTGCTTCCAATGTACAGATCCGGCTCGTTGCCAACCTCCCAAAACTCGAGCTGGCCCTCAAGCGCCTTGCAGGCCAGGGGCACCGTCGACTTCAGAGTGGCCCATCCGGAGGAGTTGTACGCGCCCACGTTGAACTGGTGAGAGTAGCGGGTGCCGGCCGGGAATCCGCCATACGACTCGAAGAAGCTCTTTCCGATGCATTGCCATGCGCCAGGGTCGGCATTGGGGCAAGCGCTGGCTGTGGCCGTGGTCAAGGTCGAGTCGTAGATGGCACGGTCGCCAGAGTTTCCACCGACGCGAACGACAACTCCGCTGCCTTGAAGGTCGGCCAGGTTCTGCATCAGGTTGTGGGAGAAGGCATTGGGCTGGCTCTTGGTTCCTGTACAAGACAAAGTATGCGAGTCAGTCCATGTACGCTTCAAAGAGAATATCATACAGATGGAAACTCACCGGCAAATGTAGGGAAACCAATCAGCTCAAACGACAAGCTCACATACGAGTCGTAGAGACTGGCCGCCACCAACGACTGCGACAGCAGTATGGACGCGGGAACTGAGTACTTGACCATTGTGAATACTGCTCTCTGTACTTTTTCCTTTTACCAAATCACACAAAGAACCAAACTGTCGATTCAAAC is part of the Trichoderma atroviride chromosome 1, complete sequence genome and encodes:
- a CDS encoding uncharacterized protein (EggNog:ENOG41~CAZy:GH79), with the translated sequence MVKYSVPASILLSQSLVAASLYDSYVSLSFELIGFPTFAGTKSQPNAFSHNLMQNLADLQGSGVVVRVGGNSGDRAIYDSTLTTATASACPNADPGAWQCIGKSFFESYGGFPAGTRYSHQFNVGAYNSSGWATLKSTVPLACKALEGQLEFWEVGNEPDLYIGSRRPSTYNAADYAAEWVNTTQHFESYLKTACPSLGGSIKYIAPSLSSPGAKLKINAIFPDEGSAATSKISQVSVHNYMGGATSPGVTLQNTLMSHTAVVNSITSHVNYAKTSTISADYIIGEHNSLYGGGASGLSDVFGAALWAMEFSLYAASTGVIKRIHFHQSVGSPYAAWVPSGTLNTNAPYYGKLAASTFLAHSSTIEVKTLALNKDADKDSGYAAYVNGELRRVAVLNLRQYNSGSGTRPSQNYTVQVGAGTSWTSQRLTAAGATDKSGVTFNGFSYDANSNGLAQRVASQESGKVYRADSNGNINFSVQNTEAIVLVKN